In Sinobacterium caligoides, the sequence CTAATAGCAGATAAACAACGAAGATAATCAGCACTCTTTTACCCATCGACAGACACCCACAAAGCCATAGCGTTAACCGGTCCCCCTACTATAGCAGCACACCGTCGACCGACACAGGACTGCTATTGCAGGCCGCCGCAAGTGTGTATTACTTGCTCAGCGCCAGCTTAACACCAAAGAACAAAAACAAACTGCCGGTCAAACGAGTGAAGATCTTTGTCAGCTTTTTATTGTCTTTTAATCTACCGCCGATTGAAGAGGAAGACCAAGCCAGAAAATGACACCACAGCATCGCAATCATATTATAAATAAGCCCCAAAAAGATGAAGGCCAACATCTTATTGGGTGCCGCTGCCGGAATAAACTGCGGCACAAAGGCCAAGAAAAAAAGTGCCACCTTAGGGTTCAGAGTGTTGGTCAAGAAGCCTCGCGAATAGACCTTGAGTAGCGACGGATTGCTACTCACGACGGGCTTATTCTCAGCCCGATCACCCTTGGAAAAGATCATCGTGAGGCCAATGTATAAGAGGTAGGCACAACCAATCAGCTTCACCACGGTAAACGCCATCGCAGAGGCCGATAGCAGCGCCGATAAACCAAAGGCGGCAGCGAGAATGTGAATACAGGTGCCAGAGCCAATCCCGAACGAGGCCACCGATCCTGCACGAAACCCTAGGCTGGCACTGCGCCCTACGACGTAGAGCGAATCCGGTCCGGGTATCATGCTGAACGCAAGCCCTGAGACAATAAACAACCACAGATCGGTCACCCCAAACATCGAACCACTCCTTATCACAGCATAGCTACGCCGAACGATTAACTACCGCCCCATAATCGCAGCCAATTAAAACCGCCACCCTACACCCGCTAGGCATCATTTCATTAGCTATCATCAAGTTTTTGCCACTCTACAGACGGATAATCGTTAGCCCAACCAGCGCGCCATGAATAACTGTATCGCGAGGAGAGCAGCAGCTATGTTGGCTCGTCTTTTTTTATTGTCTTGGCAGTGAGCTTCTCTTTACTAGCGTCTTGCTCAGGCCCTACCAACTGGGGGTGCTCATGACGGAGATGAAAGCAGGCAATGGTGACCGTCGTGTCAGGATCTGCTTTCTTTCGAATTACTTTTGTTAGCTTAACTTTCATAATAAGCCCTTCTTCTGGCAGCGAGCAGACCGATCGCGGCCACCATGCTGGACATCTAAGACATTAATACCGTTCTCAGCGGGCTACGCATGCCGACACTGTGACGTCGACTCTATAAGCTGCCTATGAACTACGATGTAAAGCAGTGTATAAGGCAGCAGGTGGGGCCAACCACCCCTCAGAGAGGGGGGGGGGGTAATAAAAGACAGTAAAGGAGAGAAAAGCCGCTAGCGACTGCAGGCTATCTCATCACCTCGGCTTTATCGCTATAAAACAAACCCAGCGTATGCTCGCTGTGCCGCGAGCGAAAATAGAGCACACCAACAATCAACAATAATGACAGGGTTTCAGCCACAGGTGCTGCATACCATATCCCCAGAACACCAAACCATGACGACAAAATGATAGTAAGGGGCAGACTAAACAGATAAGGCTTTGCCAAACTCAACAGCATCGCCCTGCGAGTATCACCAATCGACTGAAAGAAAATCGACAACATCATGCTCGGCCCCAAAAGGAAGTACACCAACATCAACTTAGGCAGGATGTTAGCTACCTCGCGACTAATATCAACATTATCGACAAACCACAGCCCTAGACTCGCTTTGAGCATATAGATAATACCTTGAAAGCCTAGGCAATAGAGAAAGGTAACCAGTAGTGCCAACTTGATGCTGCTATTGATGCGCAGCCATTGCCTAGCGCCAAAGTTATGCCCAACGACAGTCTGCAATGCCAACCCCAAGCCTAGGAGTGGGAGGTAGATAAACGTCATGACTCGGGTGACGATACCGTAGGCACTCACTGTGGTGTTGTAGTCGTCTAGCTGCAGCTGTTTTAAGCAGTAAATAACCGTCATCGACACCAGGGCAATACCGACATAATTAAGGCTACTGGGCGCGCCCAGCCGTAAGCAAGACCACCAGTGATCACGCTGGGCGGAGAGCGCCAGCACTGAACGACACGGCAGGTAACGATGAGTGCTCTTGTAGCAGGCGATAATCATTAGCGAAGTCATTTGAGCAAGTACTGTACCCAAGGCGGATCCCGCCACCCCCCACCCCATCACGACAATCAAGAGGTAATTAAAAATAACATTTAAAGCCACCGAGGCGATCGAAAATACGGCAGCGGTAGACGACTTCCCTTCACAGCGTAACGCGGCGAAATTATTGCCAAGGATGAATTGCACCGGAGTAAATAAAAATGTGATACCAATATAGAGATAGCCCATTCTCGCCACCTGCTCGGAACCGTTAGCAACACTGCGGGCGAAGTCTGCACCGAATACAGCAAATATCGCCACGGATAAAAAACTCACGATAATAGACAAGGTATTCGACTGCGCAAAAACACACTTCGCCTCATGCAAGTTCCTTTGCCCAAGCAAGCGGGCATACATAATCGCAAAGCCACTCGACAGTAGTGTTGACAACGCCACAATCAGGATAAATGCCGGGAACATCAGCGTCACCGCCGTCAACGCCTCCTCGCCAACGTAGACCCCTACAAAATAGGCATCGAACAAGCTAAACGAGCCGCTGACCAACATCACTAGCACCAGTGGTGTCGCCGTCTTATAAAACACCTGCCAAATTGAGGCCGTTAGAAATATATTTTCTTTTATTGTCATACTGACTCGTTATCCATTGCTAACATCCTTGACGCTACATTTTTTTTATTGATAGGCAATAAAAAAGCCGCAGAAAGCTGCGGCCTTTTCTACATTGAGATAGTTTAGTTCCAGTCTAAGATCACCTTACCACTCTGCCCCGAGGCCATAACATCGAAGCCCTGCTGAAAATCATCAATATTGAAATGATGGGTAATGATCGGTGTTAGGTCAAGCCCCGACTGAATCATCGCCGCCATTTTATACCAGGTCTCATACATCTCACGGCCATAGATGCCTTTAATGATCAGTCCTTTGAAGATCACCATATTCCAGTCGATGACGGTATCGGCGGAAGGAATGCCGAGCAGCGATATTTTACCGCCGTGATTCATCGACGCTAACATCTGCTCGAAGGCGCGCCCGTTACCTGACATCTCTAAACCAACATCGAAGCCCTCGACCATGCCGATGTCTTTCATCGCATCCTCTAGGCTCTCGTTGGCGACGTTGATCGCTCGCGTCGCGCCCATCTTACGCGCTAGCTCTAGACGGTACTCGTTGACGTCGGTAATCACCACGTGGCGCGCACCGACATGCTTGCAGATGGCGACAGCCATAATACCAATCGGGCCTGCACCGGTAATCAACACATCTTCACCGGTCAAATCAAACGACAGCGCGGTATGAACAGCGTTGCCGTAGGGGTCAAAAATGGCTGCCAGGTCATCGCTGATATCATCGGGAATTGGAAAGGCGTTACTCGCCGGAATAACCAGGTATTCCGCGAAGGCACCATCACGGTTAACACCCACACCGACGGTGTTGTTGCACAGATGGCGACGACCGGCACGGCAGTTACGGCAGTGCCCACAGGTGATATGCCCCTCGCCAGAAACCCGCTGGCCTATCTCTATGCCACGCACCTCGATACCGATCTCCACCACCGTGCCGACAAACTCATGGCCGACATGCATCCCCAGCGGGATGGTCTTTTGCGACCACTCATCCCAGTGATAAATGTGCATATCGGTGCCACAGATCGCCGTCTTGCTAATCTTGACCTTAATGTCGTTATGGCCACACTCTGGTACTGGCTGTTGCTGCAACCAGATGCCGCGTTCTGGCTTCGCCTTGGTTAGCGTCTTCATTGTCTCTGCCATTACTGACACGCCTCCGGGATAATCTTCATTTCATGTCCCACCTTAATGAAGGCGGCGATAGCGCGATCGATATCGGCCGTCGAGTGCGCAGCAGACATCTGCGTACGAATGCGTGCCTGCCCCTTCGGTACCACGGGGAAGCTGAAAGCAATCACGTAGATTCCCTCGGCGAGCATGCGCTCGGCAAACTCGGCAGCGACAGCCGCTTCGCCGAGCATCACCGGAATGATCGCGTGGCCCTCGCCCGCTAGCGTGAAGCCTGCGGCCTGCATCTGCTCGCGAAAGTGTGCCGAGTTATCATTGAGGTGCTGACGCAGTGCCGCCCCCTCTTCGACCAGCTCGAGCACCTTCAACGAGGCATTAGCAATCACTGGGGCAACCGTATTAGAGAATAGGTAGGGGCGTGAGCGTTGACGCAACCACTCGACAATAGGGCCGCGGGCACTGGTATAACCACCCGAGGCACCACCCAACGCCTTACCCAATGTACCGGTAATGATGTCGACGCGATCCGAGACACCACAGTATTCTGCCGAGCCACGGCCGTGCTCGCCGACAAAGCCCACGGCGTGGGAGTCATCGACCATCACCAAGGCTCCATATTGATCGGCAAGATCACAGATCGATTGTAGATCGGCAATGATACCGTCCATCGAGAACACGCCGTCGGTGGCAATAAGTTTATGTCGCGCACCGTCTTTAACCGCCTGCTGTAACTGCGCCTCGAGCTCCTGCATGTTGTTGTTGGCGTAGCGATAACGCTTGGCCTTGCAGAGGCGCACACCGTCAATGATCGAGGCATGATTCAAGGCGTCAGAGATAATCGCATCTTCGGGGCCAAGTAGCGTCTCGAACAGCCCCGCATTGGCATCGAAGCAGCTAGAGTACAGAATCGTATCGTCCATCTGCAGGAAGTCAGTGATCTTCGCCTCTAGCTGTTTGTGTACCTCCTGCGTGCCGCAGATGAAGCGCACAGAGGCGAGGCCGTAACCGTCTTTTTCTAAACCCGCCTTACCGGCCTCGATCAGTGCCGGTGAGTTCGCCAGGCCCAGGTAATTATTCGCGCAGAAGTTGAGCACCGGAAAACCGTCAACGGTATTGATCAACGCTTGCTGCTGCGTCGTAATCACACGTTCACTCTTATATAAGCCCTGCTCTTTCAGTTCAGTGAGTTGCTCGGAGAGTTGATCGAAGAGAGGGTTCGTCATGTCTGGGCCTTCTTATGCATTGGTGATATAGCCTCACATAGTAACGCGTCGCATTTCCCTGCCGGAGTGACTAAAAGTTAATATCTTCAAATTATTTGAGGCAGATCACGACGACAGTAACCTTTAATACGCCGAGCCTCAGCCAGACGAGCTAGCCGCCAAGTCGAGGACAGCCTTACCGCAGTCAACACACTACTGCGGTACCGCCATGGCGTCGCCTCGCCGCGGGTCAGCTGCGCCCAAACTGCCGCCCTGCTCGGGCAAAAACTCCGCACTATTCGCCGAGCCCATGGCGTTAAAGAGCTGCAGACGATGCCCCTTCGCCTCGAGCTGCCGCAGTGTATCTGAGCTCACCCCCTGTTCATAACTCAACACCTCGGGCCAGAGCTGGCTGTGGACACGCGGTAAACTAACACTCTCGGCCAGGTTCAGACCGTGATCGACTCGGTTTAAGATCACCTGCAGCGTCGTGCTAATAATGCGGCTACCGCCTGGGCTGCCCGTCACCAGAAAGGGCCGGCCTCGTGGGTCTAGTAGCAGTGTCGGCGTCATCGAGCTCAGCGGCCTTTTACCCGCCGCCACCGCATTCGCCTCTCCCTGCACAAGACCGTAACTGTTGGCGCTGCCTGGCTTGGCGGCAAAGTCATCCATCTCGTTGTTGAGCAGGAAACCCGCTCCCGGCACGGTAAAGCCACTGCCATAACTCCAGTTTAAGGTATAGGTATTGGCGACCATATTGCCCTCCTTATCAATCACCGAGAAATGGGTGGTGTCATTACTCTCCTTATCGTTTCGCTTGAGATGAGAAATCTCTTTAGCAGGTGTGTGTTGCTGTCTATTGATTCTCTTTGCCAACTGCTTCCCATAAGACTTGGAGGTCAAACGCCGCTGTGGCACATCGACAAAGTCGGCATCGCCCAGATAATAATTGCGATCGTTATAGGCGAGGTTCATCGTCTCCGTCAGCAGGTGAAAATACTCGGCATTGTTGTTGCCGATCTTAGCCAAGTCATAATGTTCTAAAATGTTGAGCATGGTGATCAGAGTGATACCGCCTGAGCTCGGTGGCGGCATGGAAAATACCCGATAGCCTCGGTAGCGCCCCTCCACCGTCGCTGTGATCTTTGCTCGATAGTTTTTCAGATCCTGCAACGTGACTAAGCCGCCATGCTCTGCCATTGCCGCAACAATTTGTCGGGCTATTTTGCCCTCGTAGAAGGCGCTCGCCCCCTGCTCCGAGATCAGTGTTAACGAAGACGCTAGCGCAGGCTGCCGCCAACGCTGCCCCGGTAATAAAGCGCCACCATCGGCGGCGAAGAACTTGCGCATCGAGCTGGCATCTTTTTGCAAATGGTCACGGGATGACGACAGCGACTGCGACAGCGCACGCGTCACGACGATGCCCTCCGTCGCGAGACGAATCGCCGGCTTCATCACTTGCGCTAGGCTCAACTTGCCGTACTGCTGCTGCGCGAGCACAAGACCTGCCACCGTGCCCGGCACACCAGCGCTGAGATAATGCTTGGTCGCTAGTGTCTTATCGACCTCGCCCTGCGCATCAAGAAACATCGTCCGACTGGCCGCTGCCGGCGCCATCTCACGGTAATTGATCGCCAAGGCTTTCCGCTCCTGTTGCAGCCAGAGCACCATAAAGCCACCGCCGCCAAGGTTACCAGCCCTCGGCAATGTCACCGCCAAGGCAAAGCCGGTCGCCACCGCGGCATCGACGGCGTTCCCCCCCGCCCGTAGCATCTCTGCCCCGACTTGGGCCGCGACCTGCTCCTCTGCCACCACAATGCCGGCAGCTGACCAGGCTGGCTGGAAGCGTTGTGGGTTCTGCTGGATGGCACGGGGAACAGCAGAAGCTGTCTGCCGTGCCACACTGGTCTCCGCAAGGCACAACACACAGAGAAAAACAGCGCTCAAGCGCTCCGCTTTCATCATCGCCCCCTCATCGCTTTCAAGGTAAATTGTGCGCTACTGTAAAAAGCCTAGCGTAGAATGCGCGACGATGTGGTACCAAAGTGGTTACGTACAATCCGTTGATATCAGGGGAAAGATAACGACAGCAGCAACATCCATTTATACATTTATCGCTCACTCTTTGATACCAACAATGGAAAAAAGCGTTACAGCGCGATACTGTCCGCGCCATAACGGCAGAGGCTCTAGCAAACCCAGCTCATGTCCTATGATTAGCATAGACATGCCGCCGGCGTTTCTTCGAGCGGATACTGAGTCAGTGGTATTGCATCAACCCGATAGCCCATTACAGATTAATTGCGGCACCTCCCACCTTCGCATTCAACGTTAGTATTTGAGAGCACTCTATGTTTCTTACCTACATTTATTTAATCGCCATCACCGCCGAGGCAATGTCGGGCGCCCTTGTCGCAGGGCGTCGTAACATGGATATCTTTGGTGTCTCGGTGATTGCCTTCGTCACCGCGCTGGGCGGCGGTACTATTCGCGATATTCTGCTCGGCCACTTTCCTATCGCTTGGACACAACACCCCCCCTATATTTACCTCACTGTCGGTGCCGGCTTGTTGACCATCGTGGTGGCCAAGTACATGGTGCATTTGCGGAAGGTGTTTCTCGTGTTAGATGCCTTAGGCCTGATCGCCTTCACCATCATCGGCTGCGATGTCGCCCAACAGTTAGGCTATCATACCGAGGTTGTGGTGATGTCTGGCATGATCACCGGCATCTGCGGCGGCGTACTGCGCGACTTGCTCTGTCAACGCACACCGGTGGTCTTCTGTAAGGAGATCTATGCCGGTATCTCGCTGCTTGTCGCCATCATGTACGTGGGTTTTCACTACCTTGGCATCGAGCAAAACCTCGCGCTGGCCGTCATCTTTGTCACCGGTCTAACACTGAGGATATGTGCCATCTACTGGCGCTGGTCACTGCCTATTTTCTGCTATTCCTCGGATGAGTGGGATTAGACAGCAGAGAAAACAGAAAAAAAGAAAAGAAAGTAGAAAACAGATAAAGACTCAACGACAAGAGCAGAGGAAGGACTCCCTGCTCTGCCAGCATACGTTAAAGTACTTCAGCGCCCTCTGCCAAGGTGCGGCGAAATAGGCCATTGAGCTCATCCATATGCTCATTGCTGCGACCGTACTTCCCCGCATAACGCGCCAACCTCAGCAACTCTGTTTCAATAAAATGATTAATCGGCTTTATGGTCGGTGATAACGCTCGCTCCCCCGCGACACGCTTACGCGCCAGTAAATGATTGATCTCGCCCACCAAGCTTTCATCTTCGACGACGCGGTGCAACAACGTGCTGAATTCAATCGGCGCCGGTGTGGCAAAACGCTCAAGCCAACGCACCGACAATAACGCTCGCAGAACATACAAGTACTTCTTATAGGGCACCAAGTCCCCCTGCAAATAGCCCCTATAATTCGTTTTCGCCATACTGCGATAGTGGTGTATTCCTTTCTCGACACAGTATAACTTCGGCAATAGCGCTCGAGCCTGATCGGCAAAGCCACCCTCGCAGCGATAGACAATGGGCGAATTTATCCACTCGACAAACGAAGGGTTGGAGCGGTTAAATAGCTTTAAGGCTTTACGCAGCTCCCAACCATTAATATCGATATCGTCGACGATCGGATACTCGATCACATCACGCTTATCCGCCGCGTCGACACTCAAATACCAATCACGCTGATGCACATAAATAAAGCGCACATCGTAGTCGCTCGTCGCTGAGGCAAAACCCCAGGCTCTGCTACCCGACTCTATCGCCAATAATACCCTGACATTATACTCTTCCTCCGTCGCTATTAGGCGCGCCATAATATCGCTGTGTATATCCGTTGTTATACTTTTGAATGCATTCGCTTCCATGTTTTTATTCCTGACTATCTACACTGTCTCTGGCCATATTTGTACTGCACTGCCGCCCTAGCTCACTTTTTAGCCCTTAACGCAGACAACCTGTTTTAAGGTGTACACCACCTCTATTAAGTCTTGCTGAGCTTTCATCACCGCATCGATCGACTTATAGGCTGACGGGGTCTCATCAATGACATCTTCGTCGGCACGACACTCGACGCCCTGCACGGCTTTTTTATGTTCATCCAATGAGACTAACTTTTTTGCCTGGGTGCGCGACATCACTCGCCCCGCGCCATGACTGCAGCTGCAGAAGCTGTCTTCATTGCCAAGGCCTCGTACAATAAATGACTTTGCCCCCATGCTACCGGGAATGATGCCCATTTCACCGGCCCGCGCACGCACCGCACCCTTGCGTGTGAGAAGTACCTCTTTGCCAAAATGGCGCTCACGAGAAACATAGTTATGGTGACAGTTAACGGCCTCCATGCTGGCCTCAAACTCAATCCCCATTACCGCTCGTAGCGCAGCAATCACCCTTGCCATCATCACCTCGCGATTCGTTCGTGCGAACTCCTGCGCCCACTCGACCGCCTCAACATAGTCGTTAAAATTCTCTGAGCCCTCCGGTAAGTAGGCCAGCGCTTTATCCGGCAGCTGTATATGCCAACGCTCCATATCCCGCTTTGCCTGTTCAATAAAGTAGGAGCCGATACGGTTGCCAACACCACGCGAACCACTGTGTAACATGATCCAAACTGCATCATGCTCATCTAAGCACACCTCGATGAAATGGTTACCGGTACCCAGCGTTCCAAGGTGGTTAATGTTGTTCGTTTTCTCAAGCACGCTATGTTTTTGCGCTAGTCGTTCAAACTGATGCGACAGCGGCAGCCACGCTTTGATGACATCTGCCGGTAAATCGTTCCAGCTACCTTTATCACGTCTACCGCGCAGATGCTTCGAGCGACCGTGCGGCACCGCAGCCTCGATAGCCAGGCGCATTGGCTTTAAGTTATCGGGCAGCTGATCGGCCCTCAGACTAGTTTTCACCGCCATCATGCCACAGCCAATGTCGACGCCAACGGCGGCGGGAATGACGGCCCCTAGCGTCGGCACCACACTACCGATAGTAGCGCCGTTACCAAGGTGGACGTCGGGCATCACCGCGATATGCTTATGGATAAAGGGCAGGCTCGCTATATTCCTCAGCTGTTGTTTCGCAGCATCCTCAAAAGGTACGCCACGTGTCCACGATTTAATCGGGACGCCATCATCTCTCATTACCTCATACGCTGCTTTTGTCATCTTATCCTCGCTGCACGCTACCACGTGTCTATTCATTGTTATGCTTGATCATTTATCGCTATTGTTAGCGTCAATCTCTCATACCCATTGCGACAAATGTGCCAACCTCAGGAAGGAATAGGAAAAATCATTTAACACACTGTTTAAAAAGACTATTTTTAACGCACAGGACGACACATTGAATTAAGCCGCATAAAAACTGTAAAATAAAATCTATCTACAACAATATAAGAATATTTATAAAGATATGAAAAAAGTAGCCATTAGTATTTTAGGTACGGTGTTAGATCGACGTGGCAAACGTGAAAACAGATGGAATAAGTGGCGCCCCACACCCTCGCTTTGTCAGCAAGATGGCCTAGCCATTGATCGCCTCGACTTAATCTTCGATCCACGATCACTGCCTCTGGCTAAACAGGTCGCAGAAGATATTAAAACCGTATCCGCCGACACCGAGGTGGTCTTCCACCTAGTCAGCTTTGACGACCCTTGGGACTTTGAGAGCGTCTACAGCAACTTGCTGGATTTTAGTCGCACCTACCCTTTCGCCCCTGACGACGAAGACTATCTTATCCACATCACCACCGGCACACATGTCGCGCAAATCTGCCTCTACTTATTAACAGAAGCGGGCTATCTGCCAGGAAGGCTGATCCAAACATCGCCAAAACAGGGAGAGAGAAAGGCTCAGGGTAGCCATCAGATCATTGACTTAGATTTATCAAAATATGACCAGATCGCTGCTCGCTTCAACAGAGAGCACCAGCAAGCTACCCACTACCTCAAAGGCGGCATCGAGACCAATAACAGCGCTTTCAACCTAATGATCGAGCAACTCGAAAAGGTCTCCATCCGCTCCGATGAACCGCTGCTCATTAGCGGCCCGACGGGTGCTGGCAAGTCACAGCTGGCAAAGCGGGTATACCAACTGCGTAAGCAAAAGGGCAGTATCAGCGGGCAAATGGTCGCCGTTAACTGTGCAACGCTGCGCGGCGAGAACGCCATGTCGGCCCTCTTCGGTCACAAGAGAGGGGCGTTCACAGGGGCATCGTCAGATCGAGCGGGCTTGCTGATGGAGGCTGACAAGGGGCTGCTATTTCTCGATGAGATTGGTGAGCTTGGCCTCGATGAACAGGCGATGCTGCTGTGCGCCATAGAGGATAAACGGTTTATGCCCTTTGGATCAGACAAAACAGTCAGCAGTAACTTTCAATTAATTGTCGGAAGTAATCGTGACCTCCCAGCTATGGCTCGGCAGGGGAAATTTCGCGCCGATCTGCTCGCCAGAATAGACATCTGGAGCTACGAACTACCCGGGCTTAAAGACCGCCTAGAAGATCTTCAGCCCAACCTCGACCATGAGTTGGATAAATACGCACAGAAAGCCGGGCAAATGGTGCGCTTTAATAGCGATGCCAAAAAGCACTACTTAGCTTTTGCTAGCTCAAACCATGCAAGCTGGAGTGCCAACTTTAGGGACCTCAACGCCAGTGTAACGCGCATGGCAACACTCGCCGATCACGGCAGAATTAACAAGCAAGGTGTCTTAGAAGAAATTCAGCGGCTAAAGAAAAAGTGGCAGAGTAGCGACAGCAACGACACAGCAACAACTCGCTTACTTGGCCTGTTAGATCAGCACACCATCGATGAGATGGATTACTACGAGCAGCTCAATCTCGATAACTTAATTCGTGTCTGCCAGCAGTGCCAATCGATGGCGGAAGCAGGCAGAATACTGTTCAATAAAAGCCGCGAAAAAAGGACGACTACTAACGACTCACACCGTGTTAAACAATTGCTTGGAAAATACAACCTAAACTTTAACCAACTCAAGCTATAAAGCGAGCTGCTGTCGCCACAAACGTCATAACAAACGACGACGCTAAAACGATCAACTCAAAGCTACTTTGTAAAGAGATTGTTGGATACCTCATCAACTTTGAGCAGATTGCCCGTTGCATGTGATTTTATATCCCCCTCGACTAACACACCTACCCGCCCTTGAGTCAGCTGTGTTGCCGTAGCCTTTAAGCTCAACGTGACGGGAGGCAAACTCTTGTCGCCTTTGGTATAATTGAATACGACTTCTGAGCGGGTGATTGCCTGCATATTGCTCGTCGTTATTTTGTTATGATAGGTATTCATCACTGGCATGGCCGTCCAACCATCGGCAGCTTCCGCGACAACCTTTACCGCTATTGCCTTCGACATGTTCTCTCCTCATGGCAAATATAGTAAGTCCATAGACCTAAGGCTTATTCAGCCAGTCAAACTCGTCCCGGTGTTGCTCGACGGTTTGCTCTGGCTTATCCTCGTGCAGAGGATGGCTGTAAAGCTCTTTAAAGGGTGAAGGACCACTGCCTTCAAAGGCATCTACCCCCGTTCGTAAAGTCTGCTGCCAACTCACCACCATTAGCGAGAGGTGCGCGCTATCTTCACCAGCACCATAGAGATCTGCGCAACGTGCACGTACCGTTGGACTAATCGCATACGTAGCAAAGCCACGCATTAATCCGTAGACATCAACACTAGTAATTTTTTTTGGTGGGAAAACATTATCCAAGCCCCAGCGATTACCCGCAAGAAAACTGATTAGCTTTGCGTGCAGCTCTACCATAGCCGCTTCGCGAGCTATCGGCTCTGCCTCACCACTATGTAGCAAGTAGGCTACCATGCCCACAGTGACATCTTTTTGTCCTGAGGAAACTTTCTTTATTTCATCCACAGACTCTTGTGAAAAGTAGAGCGCCGGTGTTTTATTATGAATTTCATCAATCGTTGTTGTTTCAACAAAACCCGGCAAATAATGACAAGCTGACAGCTCCGGAAACTCTTCCGCAGATCGGTCAATCAAGGTTGCTATATAGCTTTTAAATTCAATCATAATCATTCCTTTACTAACAATTTTTAACTGCGATACACCAAAGCCAAACTAAGATAAATCCCTTAAGCATGCCGACAATTTCGTATGGTAGCCTGTTTCATCAAAGCTGTGCTCTACCGTCTGTACTCTCCAACGTTTAGCATCAACATTAGGGCGCAACGTCGATACCGTTAGCAACGACTCAGGTTGCACCCTAGCATCACCTATCGCCGTTATTTCTATTTGCGTCGCCTCTCGATTAATCTCGCGATACATTGCTAACGCCTTACACCCGGCTGCGTCCTGATTGGCAAAAAGTTCTTTAAGATAAAGCTCCTTCTTGGAGCCTTTTACACCTTTAGATACCGATTTGTGCACATTCTCGGCATAGCTATGATACTTCGCAGTTACCTTTTCATAATCCTTTGTCTTATCCGTATATTCCCAATCAATAATTTCCTCGCTGGTTAACGATATTTCGGGGAGAGGCAAGCCACTGGCCGAGATCGACTTATCACGAGGAAGGAATAACAGATGGGACGAGGTCGCCGAGTAGACCATGCC encodes:
- a CDS encoding MATE family efflux transporter; amino-acid sequence: MTIKENIFLTASIWQVFYKTATPLVLVMLVSGSFSLFDAYFVGVYVGEEALTAVTLMFPAFILIVALSTLLSSGFAIMYARLLGQRNLHEAKCVFAQSNTLSIIVSFLSVAIFAVFGADFARSVANGSEQVARMGYLYIGITFLFTPVQFILGNNFAALRCEGKSSTAAVFSIASVALNVIFNYLLIVVMGWGVAGSALGTVLAQMTSLMIIACYKSTHRYLPCRSVLALSAQRDHWWSCLRLGAPSSLNYVGIALVSMTVIYCLKQLQLDDYNTTVSAYGIVTRVMTFIYLPLLGLGLALQTVVGHNFGARQWLRINSSIKLALLVTFLYCLGFQGIIYMLKASLGLWFVDNVDISREVANILPKLMLVYFLLGPSMMLSIFFQSIGDTRRAMLLSLAKPYLFSLPLTIILSSWFGVLGIWYAAPVAETLSLLLIVGVLYFRSRHSEHTLGLFYSDKAEVMR
- a CDS encoding LysE family translocator → MFGVTDLWLFIVSGLAFSMIPGPDSLYVVGRSASLGFRAGSVASFGIGSGTCIHILAAAFGLSALLSASAMAFTVVKLIGCAYLLYIGLTMIFSKGDRAENKPVVSSNPSLLKVYSRGFLTNTLNPKVALFFLAFVPQFIPAAAPNKMLAFIFLGLIYNMIAMLWCHFLAWSSSSIGGRLKDNKKLTKIFTRLTGSLFLFFGVKLALSK
- a CDS encoding glycine C-acetyltransferase, with the protein product MTNPLFDQLSEQLTELKEQGLYKSERVITTQQQALINTVDGFPVLNFCANNYLGLANSPALIEAGKAGLEKDGYGLASVRFICGTQEVHKQLEAKITDFLQMDDTILYSSCFDANAGLFETLLGPEDAIISDALNHASIIDGVRLCKAKRYRYANNNMQELEAQLQQAVKDGARHKLIATDGVFSMDGIIADLQSICDLADQYGALVMVDDSHAVGFVGEHGRGSAEYCGVSDRVDIITGTLGKALGGASGGYTSARGPIVEWLRQRSRPYLFSNTVAPVIANASLKVLELVEEGAALRQHLNDNSAHFREQMQAAGFTLAGEGHAIIPVMLGEAAVAAEFAERMLAEGIYVIAFSFPVVPKGQARIRTQMSAAHSTADIDRAIAAFIKVGHEMKIIPEACQ
- the tdh gene encoding L-threonine 3-dehydrogenase; the protein is MKTLTKAKPERGIWLQQQPVPECGHNDIKVKISKTAICGTDMHIYHWDEWSQKTIPLGMHVGHEFVGTVVEIGIEVRGIEIGQRVSGEGHITCGHCRNCRAGRRHLCNNTVGVGVNRDGAFAEYLVIPASNAFPIPDDISDDLAAIFDPYGNAVHTALSFDLTGEDVLITGAGPIGIMAVAICKHVGARHVVITDVNEYRLELARKMGATRAINVANESLEDAMKDIGMVEGFDVGLEMSGNGRAFEQMLASMNHGGKISLLGIPSADTVIDWNMVIFKGLIIKGIYGREMYETWYKMAAMIQSGLDLTPIITHHFNIDDFQQGFDVMASGQSGKVILDWN
- the ggt gene encoding gamma-glutamyltransferase, giving the protein MMKAERLSAVFLCVLCLAETSVARQTASAVPRAIQQNPQRFQPAWSAAGIVVAEEQVAAQVGAEMLRAGGNAVDAAVATGFALAVTLPRAGNLGGGGFMVLWLQQERKALAINYREMAPAAASRTMFLDAQGEVDKTLATKHYLSAGVPGTVAGLVLAQQQYGKLSLAQVMKPAIRLATEGIVVTRALSQSLSSSRDHLQKDASSMRKFFAADGGALLPGQRWRQPALASSLTLISEQGASAFYEGKIARQIVAAMAEHGGLVTLQDLKNYRAKITATVEGRYRGYRVFSMPPPSSGGITLITMLNILEHYDLAKIGNNNAEYFHLLTETMNLAYNDRNYYLGDADFVDVPQRRLTSKSYGKQLAKRINRQQHTPAKEISHLKRNDKESNDTTHFSVIDKEGNMVANTYTLNWSYGSGFTVPGAGFLLNNEMDDFAAKPGSANSYGLVQGEANAVAAGKRPLSSMTPTLLLDPRGRPFLVTGSPGGSRIISTTLQVILNRVDHGLNLAESVSLPRVHSQLWPEVLSYEQGVSSDTLRQLEAKGHRLQLFNAMGSANSAEFLPEQGGSLGAADPRRGDAMAVPQ